AATCCACAGGGTCCCCTCCCTCCAAATGCCCCTGTCAAACCAACGTCCCGTCGTGCCAGTGGGCGTCCACTGCGTCCGGTGGCACCTGCGCTACAAGAGGTTCACCGTGGCCACCACCTGCTTGCAGCCAGTGACGGCGAACTCCCGGCCAGCCACGCGGTAGTAACTGAGCTGCGCGGCCAGGAGCTCGGCGCGGGCCTGCTCTGGGAAGAAGCCCTCCCCGGCCATCTCGTCCCGGAAGCAGTTGACCACGTCCCCCTTGTCCAGCAGCAGGAAGGGCACGATAGTCGCGACCTCCCACAGCGGGTGCTCGCGGACCAGGAGCGCCCTCAGGCTGGCGCGCAGCTCCTCCTCAGCCTGTGCCGCCACCGCCGCGGCCCCGGCCCCGTGGGCGCCGTCTGCGCGCAGGGCCAGCGCGCGGGACGCGTTCTGCAGCACGAAGCGCGTGACCTCCGCGCCGCCATTGCCGCTGAGGAGCACGTAGATGGCATTGTGGAAGTGGTGCGAGCGCTGCGGCTGCAGGAAGCCGTGCAGCTCGTCCAGCAGCGCCGGCGGCAGGAGCTCCACGTCGTCCAGAAGCAGGAGCGGGGTCTTCTCCTCCGCCTCGGCCCGCGCCACGACGTCGGCCACGCGCCGCGCCAGCTCCTGGCGACAGTCCTCCGCGGCGCGCGGCTCGGGGCAGTGGTGCCGCGCGTGGTACTGCAGCACGAGCGCGCCGTCCTCGAGCACCGCGCGGAAGTGGCGCGCCAGCAGGCGGCCCACATGGCTCTTGCCCACGCCGCTGGGCCCGTGCAGCGCCAGGAGCAGCGGGCGGCTGTGCACGTGCGTGGCCAGGTAGTCCCGCAGCAGCGCCACGATGCGCTCCACGGCCGCCGGCTGGCCGAACACGGCACGCTGCAGCGCCTTCTCCAGCCCGTCAAGGTCATAGCGCTGCGCGTTATCGTCCAGGTTCTCGATGGCGTTGAGCACCTGGAAGCCCACGATGGCCACGAGCAACAACAGGCAACGCTGCGCGCGGCTCCGGCGCTCCACGCGCGGCCGGTACTTGCGCGACGTCTCGGGGTAGAGCACCAAGCGGCTGCGCCGGCGCTTCTTTCGCGGCGGCCTCGAGGACAGCTCCGCCGGGCCGTCGAAGGTGAAGAACTGAGGCTGGTCCGGGTCCGCGCGCGGCGCCCGGGGCTCGGAGTCCGGCCTCACGGCCGTAGGCGAGAAGCACCGCTTGCGCAGGAGGCGCACGCGACGGCGCAGGCGGACCACGGCGCGCACGGGCGCGATCACGCTCGGGCCGGGGGCGACGTGGTCCGCTGCCGCGGGCTCCGGACTGGGCTGGCCGCGGTCCATGGCGCAGGGGCGGCGCTTGGCATGCAGGTCACCCTCCCTGCAACAGGAAGACGGAGAGGGTCTCCAGACTTCCGCCCGGCCGACTGGGACCCTCCCCCGAGatctcagccccacccacccccgcgaGGCCCCCCGGAGTGCGGCCCGCTGCCCcgagggcagggcctggcacgGGCCTCGCCCCTCTGACCAGGAAGCGGCTCCCGGCCGGGCCCCAATGCAAATCTCTCGGATCCTCGCATAAACAGCCTCCGGCCTTGAGGAAGTGGctgcggggggggtggggggcgggggcgcatTTTATCAGGCGGCCGCCGCccgggcttcctggaggaggagtcGGAGTCGGTGCCAACCTGCCGCCAATTAGGGGTGGAGCAGGGTCAAGGCCGGACCCCGCCCCTGACGCAGCTCGACTGCCGGGCGCCGGGGGCCCTCCGGTCCCTAGAGGGGGGCGTGGGAAGCAGACGCCCAAGCATCCCCAGAGTTCAGAGATGCCCCTCCCCCACGAAcacttggtggtggtggtggtggggcggTCTGGCCGTTACTTCTGCTTTCCAGAATGGGCCCCTGTCCCCAAGCTGAGCCCAGGCCTCCCAGCATTGCTCTAGTGGGCACACTAATGGAGTTGGGGGCAGGGAGCCCCCTAgaggcgggtgggggtggggtgaaaagaagaacagaaagacaagacccgGAGAAGGAGAGATGAAGCCACTGAGACAGCTGGAGAAAGGTGGGGTGGATGCCCCCGGCCCTCCCCAGTACCTGCAGCTGCGTCAGCTCAGGCTCTCGCTGGCCCGCCCTCAGCCCCCCAGGGCGGGCCCCCAGCCCACGCCAGAGGCTGGGGCCTGCGACGCAGGAAGCTGAATGTGCTGGCTTCCTGGCGGGGGTCGGGGTGGGGTCAGGGGCCTCACTGGGTCAGCTCAGGCTCAGAGGGGCAGCGACACCTCCTCCGGAGCGGAGGAAGCTCTGGGGAGGTTTCCGCTTCTTTGCAAAGGAAGTGAGTCAGGGGTGTGGCGCGGGCGGGACTCAGGCTGGACGGAGGCACCAGAGGGGGAGGCCTGGCTGACTCGCCCAGGTACCCCGGCCGGTTGGTCACCTACCTTAAAGCCCTCCCAGCCCTCCTGACTCAGCCCAGGCCCAGGACACCCGGTGAGGCCGAGGGCAATGCCTCCCCTGGGGTCCCACGTGCCTTTGCTCCTCAGCCTGCCCTCCACaggacccccacctccccagggacATCTGCGCCtgaccaccccccgccccccgcaggaCCCACAGCGAGGGGGATAGGCATGTCCAGGCTGCCGATTAGCAGAGGCGGAGCGGGCGGGCAGGGTCGTCCCCCAGCTGGGGTCCTCCAACCCTCTCCCCTCTTCACCCTGCCCAAGCCCAATCCGGGTGCTCACAGAGTAGGGCTCgtttccttttcctccccctcTTCTACCAGGTCCCGGGCTCCACGGCgctcccccccccccggcctcCCCCTTTGTCTTCCCCTGTACCTCGGCCTAGAGCACCCCCCCAGGACAGGGCAGGAAGTTCTagaatggggggaaaaaacccacacatgACTCAGGGCCCTGGTCGGAAGGCAAATTTAGAAAGAACTTGGGCCCGGAGTTGGCAGATGGAGGCTCTGGGCCCCTCCCCGCCACCAGCTTCAAgtggccctgcccccacccccgttCCCATCTCTGTGGAGACTGGCCTATCTGGATGACCCTCCCCTCTGGAGCGGGTCTACTAACCAGTAATGCCCCCAAACCAGTCCTGGCCCCGAGCTCAACTGTGTCCCGCGGGCGCTGGCAGTCCTGAGCCCCCCATCCTCCAGCCTCCCTGTCCCTCATCCTCCACACTTCTGCCCACACGGGGTCCCTCTGCCGAGCGTGccatccctccccacttcctagCTTCCCTCCACCTCCCTGTCCAACCTGCATCAGGGAGAAGCCACTCATGGGCTTGGGGGTTCCCGTCCTCCCCAGAATATGGGGCTCCTGCCTGTCCACGTGTGTCCGATGCCCTCTGGCAGGATCACTGAGAAACCACTGCTTCTCCGCTTCCTCCTCTCCAGCTGCGGGCCTGGCTCCCCGAGACCCGCTGCCCCTCTCTGTGCTGGGCCAGGTGCTTAGGGACCCCTCGGGCCTCACGCACCATGTGGCCCCTGCCCAGGCCTTCCTGGAACCAGGACGGAAGGACATCTGTCCAGGCCTCTGCTGGTGCCCCACGGCCCtgggatgagggtggggtcctTCGGCGTCTTCAGGCTTTCTACAGTCTCCCAGCTGCTTCTGACACAGAGAACCCCAGGGGGCCCTGACAGGCAGACGCAGGAAAAGGTGcccaggggtgggggcggggcgctGGCTGGCGGCTGCTTCCGCCAGATGCTGGTCCCAAACCTGCTGGGGTCCAGAGCCCCAGCACTGGGTGAGGTGGGGGCCTGGACGTGGGGTGTGGCAGGAGTCAAGAAAGTCATGCCTCAGAGGGCCTGCCCCCAGCGGGGTCAAGGGTGAGCCTGAGCCCTGCACTGAGGCCCGCCTCCTCTGTACTTTCTCCCCCATCTCCAGGGGTGAAGGGGGCCCCACCTGTCCCTACCCTTCAGGACCGAGCCCACCACACCCGTAGGatgccctcccacccctccctccagcccgcGCCCTGTccagccctgtccccagccccGAATTCAGGTCCACAACTTCAGCCTGGTCTCTGCAGACCCCTCACCTCGCTGCCCACCCACGACCCCTCCACCAGCCCAGTGTGGGCTCAGGTTCCCAAACTGCTGgcctggaggtgggcagggcccgCACCACACACATGCTCCCTCCTCCCCGAATTCCCGTGTGGACGCTCCCTTCCTCTGACCagacctcccaccccccagcctccccGCAGCCCTGCCCGGTCCAGCCTCAGGATTCCCGCCTCCCTCGCAGCCCCAGAGGGTCCCTGAGCtcagctgccccctcccaccgGCCCACCTGGGGCTCGCCGTcgctgcagccctcacccccaccccgtcCGTCCTTGCAGCTCACGCCCTCCCCCTGACGAGCCCCGCTCACTGGGGGGCCTCTGGGCCCCGGTCCCTTTGTCGGGGCTGGAGGAGCTTGGCCTCCGACCGGTCTCTGTCCCCCTTGACCGTGAGCCTCACGGGGGGTCATGCGGCCCCGTGCGGGCACTTGCTCCTCCCCCGGCCCAGCTCCTTCCTCATCCTCTCCTCACCTCTGCCCCAtcctgcctcccagcccaggACCCCCTGGCTCCCGGAGGAAAAGCGGCAGCTGGAAGTGGGTCCCCGCCTCCTCCCTGGGAACGTGCCTGCTCCCGCGGGGCCCACCTGGGCCTggcgctgccccctcccccactcagtGACACCCCAGCCGTCCCCCAAAGCCCCATCCACTTTTCATTCCTTGTCACTCCCATCAGCGCACGAACACCGGGCTCCTCCCGACTGCTGACGCCCACACCCCCGGGTCTTTGCTTTCCTCAGTCACCATCTCTACCAGTGCCTCCCGACACCTGCAGAGCCGCACCTGTCAAGGTCACAGTGACCTCCACACAGCCTGCCCCTCGGCAACATGTCAGCACTGGTGATGGGCACTGAGGCCCACCCAGGGCTGACCGTGTCGAGTCTTTTGGCCCCGAGCGCAGCCAGGCCCAGGCCTCACATCCACAGCTGCTGTCTCGGACGGGGCTGGGCATCCAGGCTGTGCCCACGGGGAAAGGCGCCAGGAAAGTGCTCGCCAGCCTGCACTGCAACCAGCCCTGGGCGCGCACAGAACAGCTCCTCTGCTGGATCTACCAAAACGCCTTTTATTTACAAAAGTGAAAGTCTCACTATGAGCAGCAGCAGACCCTCCCCTGGCCGAGGACGCTGCTCGGAGGGTAAATCGAGGCAGCAGGGGACCCTGGGCTTTCCTCCCCCATGTGCTACTCGGGACTGTCAACAGGGGAGGAGCTCCTTGGAGAGCTGGGCTCCACCTGCAGACCCCCGCCCCCAGCAAACTCC
This region of Delphinus delphis chromosome 6, mDelDel1.2, whole genome shotgun sequence genomic DNA includes:
- the TOR4A gene encoding torsin-4A isoform X2, yielding MDRGQPSPEPAAADHVAPGPSVIAPVRAVVRLRRRVRLLRKRCFSPTAVRPDSEPRAPRADPDQPQFFTFDGPAELSSRPPRKKRRRSRLVLYPETSRKYRPRVERRSRAQRCLLLLVAIVGFQVLNAIENLDDNAQRYDLDGLEKALQRAVFGQPAAVERIVALLRDYLATHVHSRPLLLALHGPSGVGKSHVGRLLARHFRAVLEDGALVLQYHARHHCPEPRAAEDCRQELARRVADVVARAEAEEKTPLLLLDDVELLPPALLDELHGFLQPQRSHHFHNAIYVLLSGNGGAEVTRFVLQNASRALALRADGAHGAGAAAVAAQAEEELRASLRALLVREHPLWEVATIVPFLLLDKGDVVNCFRDEMAGEGFFPEQARAELLAAQLSYYRVAGREFAVTGCKQVVATVNLL
- the TOR4A gene encoding torsin-4A isoform X1; translated protein: MCSGTCCGSSSTCTTGWPHPSWRPCRRRWSPRAREGDLHAKRRPCAMDRGQPSPEPAAADHVAPGPSVIAPVRAVVRLRRRVRLLRKRCFSPTAVRPDSEPRAPRADPDQPQFFTFDGPAELSSRPPRKKRRRSRLVLYPETSRKYRPRVERRSRAQRCLLLLVAIVGFQVLNAIENLDDNAQRYDLDGLEKALQRAVFGQPAAVERIVALLRDYLATHVHSRPLLLALHGPSGVGKSHVGRLLARHFRAVLEDGALVLQYHARHHCPEPRAAEDCRQELARRVADVVARAEAEEKTPLLLLDDVELLPPALLDELHGFLQPQRSHHFHNAIYVLLSGNGGAEVTRFVLQNASRALALRADGAHGAGAAAVAAQAEEELRASLRALLVREHPLWEVATIVPFLLLDKGDVVNCFRDEMAGEGFFPEQARAELLAAQLSYYRVAGREFAVTGCKQVVATVNLL